The Gallus gallus isolate bGalGal1 chromosome 5, bGalGal1.mat.broiler.GRCg7b, whole genome shotgun sequence region AGCCGTTCCCGCTCCATGATGGCCAGACACCCGCACAGGGCAAGCTtcagggctgcagcctgggccTCGCCTGCCGGTGCCGGGGGCTGGAGGCTGCCCACGGGGCAGCTGCAACCAGCCCCACCAAAACTGGCTCCCAGCACTGTAGCCACGGCAGGCACGTCACCACAGGCGGGCCGGCAGCTGGGCCAGCCTTGGGCCAGGCAGGAGCTTATTGGCAGATCCCACCCTGTTTCTGTTTGCCCACACTGCCTTCGGTGGGCTTCCGATTGGACCCAGCGGGGCTGTTCTCAGGAAGCTGCCTTAGGCCCTGCTGCTACGGCCCTTCAGTGCAGGCACACGGGGACTGCAACACGCAGCCGGGCTACACGGTGACAGATTCATCCTGCTGATCCAGGGTCCCGACCTTTGTTGAGCAAGGCTTGAGCAATCAGTGCCCGTGCCACATCTGACCCCTACAAGCTAACTTCTAATTCAGAGCAAGAGGCTTGCCCAGTTTATTCTGAAACGGTTTGCACTGGCACTTGTGTAAGCTGAACTTTCTCCGTCACTGTGGTTTGGTTTCCTAGTTTAGTTAGAAgcttctggagcacctcccagccctgcccagccatGCTTGAAGTCACAATAAATAATGCTCCGCCGGCAGCTAATGTTGTTGCCTTGTTATCCCTCTTCCCCGTCTCTGTTTTTGACACCCCATTCCGAGGGCTGCCCCCGCCCCTCCACAtgccctcttcccccccccccagcaggcTTTCCTTACCCTGCTGGCCATATCCTTCTAATGGATTTTCTCCTTGCTATCAGCTCTGACCCACTTTTTAATCCATGACGGGACTTTTCATCCCACGGTTGCCAAGTTTATTTCACTCTTGGAAAAGTCTTTATCAAAAACGCTTTTGAAAGGCTGTATTTACTCTGCTCCCTACTTCTTCCTGATCTGCCTTTTTTAGGAGCTCAAAGAAGTCAACTGACCAGAGGGGCATGATTTAGCTTCACAAAAAACTGCCTTCGCTTATTATCACCGTATCCTTCCCACTTGCTTTGGATGCTGCTTGTACTCAGCAGTTTTGTTTCTCCCTTTACTGTTTTGCTCCCTCCAGAGCAGAGGTCAGCCCCGGGACAGTGCAGTTTTTGGGACATGCCCTCAATCCAGCTCCAGACCCCACTGCTTCCAGCCGTCCCAGCTCACAGCCGCTCACTTCCCCCATCTGTGGACGGGGCTGGCATGGCCCCTGTTTTCCTAGAAGCCCCACGTTATGCCCAGCTCAGCCTTCTTCTAAGAGTGCAGCTGCTCCCTGGTGGGATCACGAGCAAGGAGGCAGCATCAAGGCTGGCAATAGGGATGAGGGATGCTGGACCCACAGCTGAGCCATCACACGTTGTGTTTCCTTGGGGAAAAGCCTCAAGTAGGTccaggggctgctggggctgagtgAGAGCAGTCCTGCACCGGCTGCAGGGACCGCAACAGGAATGTCACCGCTGCCttccagaggagcagagctgggcgAGCGTGTAACGTCTCCAAAATCCAAGGTCAAATGTATAAATTTACCATATCTAACACCTCCCTGAAATCCAAACAGACTCAATTACGTTCTCTCTCATTCTCTTAATGAATCAGTAATTATATTGAAGAACACTATTATTTGTTTGGCATGACCTATATAAACCCGACTTGCGGAGTGCATAGTTGGTGCGGTGCCAGCGCTCTGTGCCCTGTGTATTATTACCTTATAAACACGGCCATTGTTTGAATTTCAGATCAAAACAAACCGAGCCGTGGTGCTTGTCAGTTATTAGATATCTTTTTCCCAAATGCTCACCCAGACCGTATTACAATAACAATAATTATTATTACATACTTCCTTATTATATGTTTGTGCAGAGGTAGCACATTTGCCTTTTTCCCACACATTAGCAGCTTCTCCCGACTCTTATGATTCATTCCTGCCTATTTCCCAACGTCCACGAGCACTCTGTGCACTCCCAGCTGCGTTTCGTCAGGACCTGCAGCTTTGCGCAGTCTCCGTCCCACATGGTACAGGGGTTGGGATGCCGGGCTTCGCTACGCCAGGGAACACACAGACACGTAGCAAGGCACGGACCCTGCCCCGGCagctttataaatatttaactcGGTCTGATGAGGCGATAGGGGCTGATAGTACAATTTGGGCAGGCTGCGACCAAGCCTTGCTCGGCAGGGCTGGACGTGGGGCCCCTAAAGGAAATGGGGTGAGAGTCCCAGAgccaggctgtggggtgggggctgagTTTGGGGCGGCCAGAAATCAGCTGTCGGGCCCTAAGCGAGTCACCCACCTGCCGGAGAGTTGCAGAGAGAAGCGGGCACTCAGCTCCTCACTCAATCCTGAGTGAGTCAGACCCTCAGATAAATGCTGCAGATAGCCAAGGTGAATCACACACTAGAGGTGCCTACTTGTCTCCATTGACTATGCAAGAAGCCTGGCCATCTAAATAGGCTTAAACATCTAACTTTTAGGCACCTAAACCTGGGTGAGAGGAAGCCCATCCTTTCTGAGGGCCTTTGTTACAAAGGTGCCAACAGGGGAGCTGCCTGGGACTGCCCTCCCAGCACTGGGTCTGATGGAAGCCTCATGCATGGGACGCAGCACCACGCGGCAGGTCAGTGGTGAGGCCTGAAGGCCCTGGAGGGTGCTTgaccttttctttaaaaaagaaaaaaaaaaaaaggaaaagaaaaaggtgaaagCATTTAGTCCTAGCACATTCtttcaggggagaaaaataTCACGGAAACATTCCACAGGTTGACGTCTGCTGAACAACtcagcagccagggctgctcccGCTGGAAGCTGGCATGGGTGCCTGGCAAACCATGCTGCTGTCTTACTGCACTGCTGTGTtactgcactgctgtgctgggcctGTGAGCAGAAGAGCAGCTATGAATCCTGACCggctgctgtgagctgcacCGCCCCGCTCCGGCTCTtctctcccagccccacatcaccaCCCACTGTGGTGATCCCCAgtccagcccagctgcagcgtggggctgggggtggttGTGGCGAGCAGCGGTACATGACTGTGCTGTCCTGTGATCTGCAAACACATTGGCTTTTCCACTGGAAACTGTAAGTTGGGCCAATTGAGCTCAGCCAATTTCTTTACCCGGCGCCCGCTGGAAGAACACCTCTGTTTTTCCCACTGCAGCACCTTGTTAGCAccacagtgccacatccatgTGGCCCTTCCTCGAGGCCGTGCGCTGCCCTCATACCTCATGCCTGAcagagccctgagctgctggggcacAGAGCCCTACCCACGGGCACCCAGCCGAGGGCCAGCCCAGTTacctgctggcaatgctgtCCAATGCATGAGCACATCCTAGCACAATGGGCTTTGGTCACTCACAGGTGCAAAGCCTGCAGGATTAAGGGCTGACAATATTTGCCTGGCACCACTGACAGTCACCTGCTCTTCCTTAGAAGTCACAATGCTGCAAAGGTACCCAGAGCGggggagcccagcacagcctgcagaaagaCACTTCTGCACCTCCAGGGGCACGGCCAGCAAAAATAGCACCTGACCCCTGAGGTATGAGCTGTGGCTGCCCAGCACCGGCTCACTTGGCAGCCCAGCAGCGCTGTGGGCAGGAAGCGTGCTGAGCCCTGTGTGCACACAGCatggctgcaggacagcattGGGTGCCTGTGGGGGGTCCTTCCCTCAGAACCATGGGAGGGAATCTCTGTGCAACAGCGGCTTCCCAGCCTGGAACCTCAGAAACTGGCTGTGGGGGGAACGAGCCAAAGCAGGTCTCCAGGGACTTTTCCTTCATCTATTTGTCAGATGGCTTATTTGACTTTGTTTACACTTGTGTCATCTTTATCGATGGCCTACACAAGTGAGATaaagtgcaccctcagcaggtttgcttACGGCACTAagttgagtggtgcagttgatgtagctgaaggaagagatgccatccagagggacctggatggCTTGAAAAGCGGGCCCATGAGAGCGtcatgaggttcagtaaggccaacTGCAGGGtattgcacttgggtcaggggAATTCCATGtatatgtacagactgggagaagatctCGTCGAGAGCAATCCTGCTGAGAAGGACGTGGGGAccctgatggatgaaaagcatGAGCCGGCAGTGTGTGCTTACAGCCCAGGAGGCCAACTGCATCCCGGGTGCCCAGCAAgaagagggaagggattgttcccctctgctctgcccaaggacaaaggagaatggctttaaactaacagaggggaggtttaggttaggtgacagagggcagtgaggcgctggcacagccaCTGTGGGTGCCACGTCCCCGGAGGCATctaaggccaggttggatgggcagcctggtctggtgggtggcagcgCTGCCCACGGCACGGGGCaggaactggatggtctttaaggtccctttcagcccAAGCCcttctgcgattctgtgattgtacGACCCCACGGCACTGCATGCCAGCTGCCCAACGTTCCCGGCTCAGCAGGTCACTTGCAATTCCCCGCCTCGCTTTTGGCCAACCTGGTTGGGGACAGCAGTTTTTAGTCGCTGTGCTCAGTGCGTGCACGGGGGGAACCCCATCCCTGTGCGCACCAGAAGCGGGGCGCGCAAACACCGCAAGCCGCGCCGAGCGCCCCGCGCCCTCCTCTAACAACGCGCTCCGGCTGCCGCGCCCACCgcccctccccgcagccccgcagctcCCGCGCTGCCCTCCCCGCCCGCCGGCAGCGCCGTGCCGATTCCCGCCCACCCCCGCCCCGGCAGCgcacgggggggggggtttgcAGAAGGCGGCAACGAAGCGGTGACCGCTGGCGGCTCTCCGGAGCTTCGGAAAGTCCCCGCAGTGACGTTTCCAGCTCGGCAATTAACGCGAGGTTAATTATAGAGGCTGAGAGCCCTGGGAACGGGCGCCGCGTCCAGAGCGGCGAAGTGCCCCCCGCCGGCCGGGGCGAGGGGGAACCGGGCAGGGAAGGGAGCTCGAGGAACCCGGCTGCTCCCCTTAAgtaaacaacagcagcagcagcgcgaCGAGAGAAGCGGAGGGGCTCGCGGCAGCTTCGGCCGCTCCCCGACACCGCAGGAGGGCAGAGCGCGGCCCCGCGCGCTGCAGCCGTTGGTTGGGGCTgcgccccgctgccccccgcaGAGCCGTCCCGCAGCCGCGCCGCGCCGTGGGGCGGCCCCGCGTCCACAGTGCCCGCACCGCTGCGAGCGGAGTCGCGGTGGGGTTCGGCAGGGTTACGGCCCAGAGCCCCGCGGAGCGGAAGGGCAGCACGCTGGGGGGGAATAGGCAGAATCCATCACGCACCCTTCCGAAGCTGTGTTTTACTAACTTAAAGTGAGGCGGCGGCGAGCCAGCCGGGATATGGCCGCGGGCTGAACGCGCAGAGCCGCGCGGGGACGAACGGGGGAGGggccgggggggtggggggaaagcGCAGCTCGGAGCCGTTCTCGCAGGGACgcgtggtttttttttcccccctttcttgcctttttttttttcccccttcctcccgAAAAGTttgcggggccgccccgccggcGGGTGACTCAGCCGCCGTGCTCTTCACCCcgccctctcctcctcctccccttcctcccgcCGCCCCTCCTCCCGGGGTAAGGCCGAAACTCTATAAGTGCCATCGTCCGGGCGCGCAGCGAacggcgggcggcgcggggccgggcagggcaggggcgGCACAGAGCCGGGCGGAGGCCGAGCCCTTCCCGCAGCGCGACCCCTCCACGCGTGCCGCTGCCCTCCGCGTCCCGCGCTCGCCCGACAACATGTCCACGGCCCTGGTGTCGCCCACCATCTTCGACCTGAGCGAAGTTTTATGCAAGGTAAGCGCCGCCGTCGGGGCGCTGCTTCATCCCGACTTCGGGAGGGCGCTTTTTGCTGTGCTCGcgttttttttagtttatttttcttttttcttttccctccccgTTTCTGTTCGCGAGCGACCTTAGCGCTGGGGCCGGGAACGCTTCCCGCCGGGCCGGGCGAGGGCAGTTcgcggggccgggccccgcCGGAGCGGAGTGCAGCACGGCGCGGCACGCACTCCCGGGGCTGGGCGTGCACCGTAGCGCGCGGTCGTCCCGCGCGGCCGCTCTCAGCGCTTTCTTCGGAGCGGGCGCTGCGCGCGGGCCGTGGGGAGGGGCGGCCGtcggggccgggcgcggggaGGGCTTCCgctgcgggcggcggcggcccctcCGCTCCGGGCGGTGCGAGTGACCGGCGCTCGCTTCCCTTCCTCCGCAGAGCAGCAAGATGCTGAACTACAGCCCCGCGGGGGTCGGCGGGTGCCTGCTGGACAGGAAGGCGGTGGGCACCCCGGCCGGCGGCGGCTTCCCTAGGAGGCACTCGGTGACGCTGCCCAACGCCAAGTTCCACCAGAGCCAGCTCCTCGGCGGCCTCAAAGGGGAGCCCGCGCCCGCGCTCGGCCCCCGGGAGAGCCGCTTTCGGGACCGCTCCTTCTCGGAGGGCGGCGAgcggctgctgcagcagaagcagcccgGGGGCCAAGTGAACTCCAGCCGCTACAAGACGGAGCTGTGCCGCCCCTTCGAGGAGAACGGCGCCTGCAAGTACGGCGACAAGTGCCAGTTCGCCCACGGCATCCACGAGCTGCGCAGCCTCACCCGCCACCCCAAGTACAAGACCGAGCTCTGCCGCACCTTCCACACCATCGGCTTCTGCCCCTACGGGCCGCGCTGCCACTTCATCCACAACGCCGAGGAGCGGCGCGCGGTGGCGGGCGGCCGGGAGCCCCCCGCCGCTGACAGACCccgcctgcagcacagcttcagctTCGCCGGCTTCCccagcgccgccgcccccgggcTGCTGGACAGCCCCACCTCCGTCACCCCGCCGCCCATGCTGAGCGCCGACGACCTGCTGGGCTCCCCCACGCTGCCCGACTGCGCCAGCAACCCCTTCACCTTCTCCAGCCAGGAGCTGGTCAGCCTCTTCGCCCCCAGCGTGGGGGTGCCGGTGCCCGGCGGGAGCTCCCCCACCGCCTTCCTGTTCAGGCCCATGTCCGAGTCCCCCCACATGTTCGACTCGCCGCCCAGCCCTCAGGACTCGCTCTCCGACCAGGAGGGCTAtctgagcagctccagcagcagccacagcggcTCCGACTCGCCCATCCTGGACACCTCCAGGCGCCTGCCCATCTTCAGCAGACTCTCCATCTCCGACGACTAAGCGGGTTCCTCCCGCTCCCCCCCTCGGTGGCGACGTTAAGCTGaccccccgccctcccccgtCCCCCCAGCTGGATGTTAACGCGTCCGCCTGCCTGTCGCGCACCCACCGGCTCCAACCTTAAGTGCCAAATTACGACGAGAAGCAATAACGTTTACAAAATTAGTGCCTTGTAACACTTTCACTGTGACTCTATTACCTCTCCGGCTGCAGAGGGCACCGCAGCTCTGCGCGCTTCCAGATGTGCGGGACGTGCCCGCGCCCGGCTCCCCCCGCCGGCCGCCTCCTGCACCGCCCCCCGGGCCCCCGGCTGCAGGCACGTGGCAGCGTTAACATCCAGCCCCCCGCCTCGCCCCTCCGCCTGCCCGCGGGGAGGGCGAGCTGAGAACAGAGCGGTTGTGACACGAGCGGGACTTCGGCTGGGAGGACGACGACGAGCGAAGAAGGCggcagaaagcaaaaaagaggCGGACTGCGCTGCGAGAGTCTCGATTTTGGTGCTAAAAGTTCCCCGTGTATTCGTGTGACATCTTAAcaacaaataaagaaatggaGGGGGTGGGGCGGACGGAAGTcattccacacacacacacacacacacacacacacacacacacacacacacacacacacacacacacacacgttcGTGTAAACAAAGTTCCAGTAGACATAGCTTTAATGGTTTTGCTCTAGAGTACCTTAGACCTATCTTAGAGCACTCACGCCgagcttttattattattttgttttctgggtttttaatttttgtataACTTCAGAAATTGGAGAGCAAATTTTGCTTGTCACTGCACAACAATATAAAAAAGCTTATTTAACTTATCAAAACGTATTTATTGCCGAAACCTATgcttttttgttaattttgttcATATTTATCGGGATGATGAATCCATAGAATATATTCTTTTATGTTTAAATTATGATCTTCCATATTAATCTTAAGATTGTGAagtgtctttttccttttttttttccccccacagtTTAATATATTATACTACAATGACATTTTTTGTAACTTTACActtttttttggttattttattttaaaaaatgaaaaattaatttaaaaaaaaaaaagcaaaaagctgtgtttggattatttattttagaatttccccctccttttttttttttttgtgttggacTGCAAATTGAGTTAATGTGCTTCTttgcctttcctctcctcctcctcttcccctgccCTGGGTCTTGCCAAGTGGGCTATAGAATGTACATATGTGAGCTCTGTGCGAGGCAGCGTGGAAGGAagacctttttcttcctctttttgtaTAGTTTCAAGGAGAAAAGCCTTGAGCTCCAAGTGCCTATCTGAAGACATTCCAAATACagtttgtctttgcttttctgtatccAAGTTTGGAGTTTTCCTTGCCGAGGTGAACGGGACTGGCACAAAGAGAATAATGAATGTaatttcccccccctcccccccgttACTGTTCACTAcattgctttctcttcctctttgtgTGAGTTTATTTAAAAGAGAATCTCTTTTGTAACGACTGTTTGCAGTTTAAATCAATAAACCCCAAGTTTTTTCAAGAAACTGACAGTGGTTTTACTTGCAGAAAACGAGGTGCTGGCTTTAGGCGGCCACTCACACGCAGCTGTTTCTCTCCCTTTGCCGTGAGGCACCCACCAGGTGCTTGGCACCTCTGGGTGCAGCTGGTCGGCTGCCCAGCTCAGGGGTGCGAAGGTCAGCCCCGGTGAGTGCCTGGCCCTGGCCCGCAGCTCTCTGTCTCTTAGGGAGCCCCTGCCCGTCTCCACTCGCCccctctgtccctgctggctCACTCTCTACTCAGCGTAGCTCCTGCCTTGAGCTGGACGGCCCGTGCTGTGCTTTGGGTGGGGTTCCGGTTGGGTGCTGAGTGGTGTGGGTTTCCCAGACCTCTGACCCAGCTCATTAGTGGTGGTGGGCCTCGGTGGTGGAGTGGCTGTTGGGCACCTTGCAAGGGAGGAGAATGTAGATCCCCAGCAAAGTACGCACAGCTGATCCTAATGTTGCATTCAGGTCCTTGGACTCATGGGACCCTCAGCCACCAATCCCAGGAACTTTTGCAACAAGTGTTTGTATTTAGGCACTCCTCTTTGCCAGTGCTGCTCATGGCGCAGCTCTTGTTTTCTTCACCTCCGAGCTCTCTGGAGGAGGCTTGGTGCTCTGCATCTGAAGCTGTTCCAGCTCGCTTCCACATCGGGGGTGGAATATTGCTGCCGAACCACTGCTCGGCCAGTTGTCTTGACATGCCTTGACATTAGGGAGAGATGTTTCCTAACTCGTGTTGGAAGAGTTcctgcaaaacaaaagctgtgggATACCTCGAGGCTTGCACCAAcacaccttcctgctgctggctttgtgcAACGCGCTTTCTTGTGTGGTCTGGCAATGAAGGTGAGCTTGGTGGAGGAAAGATGGTGGAAGGGGAGCGTGGCTGCTAAGGGCTGGTTCCCATGAGCAGTACAAAAGCTGCATAGGGAGTTCACTTGGCAGATGCTGATGTAACTAGCATGCAGTATGGTCAACATGCAAGAGAAGAGCCGCCGGCGCAGCCCGGTAGTGCTCCATGGCCTACGCCAAGGATGTGCTGTGGCCTGGGAGGCCCgtgcccagctgcagcctgggcctgctccttcccagctgctAGGAGCAGAGCCTTGGCCCCAATGCACAAGGCTTGTCTGATCTGGAGAGGATCCGGAGCCTGTCACAGGGCGCATATGTGGAGCTGAAACTGCCTACTTCCTCTTTGGACTTTCTGCATGGCTCTTCAAACAATCTTTGCACAGTTAATAATTGATGAAGAAATAGCTGTACAGTTGCACGGTGCTATTGGTATGACAAACAACTGTGAAGCTGTGCTAGAAGTAGGTCTTTGTTTGCGGTGCTTGTATGCTTCCCTTGTCTTTCCAGGGCACTGGTTCTGGGATaccagcactgcttttcttctgtgagtTTAATCTCTGCCactttgtgctttgctttttgaaatTAACCCTGAGCTCGGTCACATGGGGAACAGAGAAGAGCTGAACAGGCACCATCAGGCATTTACTTTCTGTAATAATTTATGAGAGGGTGCGTGCATGTGAGAGCCCCCAG contains the following coding sequences:
- the ZFP36L1 gene encoding mRNA decay activator protein ZFP36L1, which gives rise to MSTALVSPTIFDLSEVLCKSSKMLNYSPAGVGGCLLDRKAVGTPAGGGFPRRHSVTLPNAKFHQSQLLGGLKGEPAPALGPRESRFRDRSFSEGGERLLQQKQPGGQVNSSRYKTELCRPFEENGACKYGDKCQFAHGIHELRSLTRHPKYKTELCRTFHTIGFCPYGPRCHFIHNAEERRAVAGGREPPAADRPRLQHSFSFAGFPSAAAPGLLDSPTSVTPPPMLSADDLLGSPTLPDCASNPFTFSSQELVSLFAPSVGVPVPGGSSPTAFLFRPMSESPHMFDSPPSPQDSLSDQEGYLSSSSSSHSGSDSPILDTSRRLPIFSRLSISDD